One part of the Candidatus Aquiluna sp. UB-MaderosW2red genome encodes these proteins:
- a CDS encoding DnaJ C-terminal domain-containing protein: MASQDWIEKNFYKILGVSKDVSATDLKKAYRKLAKENHPDLHPGDAKAEARFKDISEAFDVLSDASERKEYDAVRAMGGGARFQAGGRGGQGGGFEDVFGNLFGGGGGFSQGGFPGGFGGFGGPQRGADLTTTQTIDFIDSIHGSTVKLRIGSDPITLKVPAGILDNQKLKLKGKGQQSPNGGAAGDLVVTIRVKAHPVFIRDGDNLRVTVPVTFSEAVLGATIQVPTLGGEPVKLKVTPGTPNGRTLRVKGKGVQLANHQGDLLATVDIAVPAHISEKAKGFLEQFEAELPQENPRTDLITRAGLL; this comes from the coding sequence GTGGCGTCACAAGACTGGATTGAAAAAAATTTCTACAAGATTCTCGGAGTGTCTAAGGACGTCTCGGCTACTGATCTGAAAAAGGCCTATCGCAAGTTAGCCAAAGAAAACCACCCCGACTTGCACCCGGGGGATGCGAAGGCAGAAGCTCGGTTTAAAGACATCTCCGAGGCGTTTGATGTTCTTTCAGACGCTTCGGAGCGCAAGGAATACGATGCGGTCCGAGCCATGGGTGGCGGCGCTCGCTTCCAAGCCGGCGGCCGCGGCGGCCAAGGCGGCGGCTTTGAGGATGTCTTTGGCAATCTATTTGGCGGTGGCGGCGGTTTTTCCCAAGGCGGCTTTCCAGGTGGTTTTGGTGGCTTTGGCGGACCCCAGCGCGGAGCAGACCTAACCACAACCCAAACCATCGATTTCATCGATTCGATTCACGGCTCCACCGTGAAGCTCAGAATCGGGAGCGATCCGATTACCCTGAAAGTTCCTGCTGGAATTTTGGATAATCAAAAACTAAAGCTCAAGGGCAAGGGTCAGCAGTCACCAAATGGTGGTGCTGCCGGAGATTTGGTTGTAACGATTCGCGTGAAAGCTCATCCGGTATTCATCAGAGACGGCGATAACCTGAGGGTCACAGTCCCGGTTACATTTTCCGAGGCAGTTCTAGGGGCAACTATTCAGGTGCCAACCCTGGGGGGCGAGCCGGTAAAACTTAAGGTTACCCCCGGCACTCCAAATGGCCGAACCTTGAGGGTCAAAGGCAAGGGTGTTCAACTAGCGAATCACCAGGGGGATTTATTGGCCACGGTGGATATAGCTGTGCCCGCGCATATTTCAGAAAAAGCAAAAGGTTTTCTAGAGCAGTTCGAAGCCGAACTGCCTCAAGAAAACCCAAGGACGGATTTAATCACCAGGGCAGGCCTGCTCTAA
- a CDS encoding nucleotide exchange factor GrpE translates to MSQENINDPQHNQGDPNEEMKEEGSPVEPSTELFDTQKDAVDRELEIFQDMQRLQADFVNYRTRVERDRGVERQAAVAEAIRAFLPAFDDLTRAETHGDLVEGSPMAAIFQKLKTAGDKFGLKRFGEKGEKFDPERHDALIQTPNSEVSEPTIADVIEHGYLLGERMIRPAKVAVFVSE, encoded by the coding sequence ATGTCCCAGGAAAACATCAACGATCCTCAGCACAACCAGGGCGATCCAAACGAAGAAATGAAGGAAGAGGGCTCGCCAGTCGAGCCCTCGACCGAATTATTCGACACTCAAAAAGACGCCGTTGACCGAGAGCTAGAAATATTCCAGGATATGCAACGCCTACAGGCCGACTTTGTGAACTATCGCACACGCGTGGAGCGTGACCGTGGAGTTGAGCGTCAGGCGGCAGTGGCCGAAGCAATCAGGGCCTTCTTGCCCGCCTTCGATGATTTGACTCGAGCCGAAACTCACGGCGATTTAGTTGAAGGCAGCCCAATGGCAGCCATTTTCCAAAAGCTAAAAACAGCTGGCGATAAGTTTGGCTTAAAGCGTTTTGGAGAGAAGGGCGAGAAGTTTGACCCGGAACGCCACGATGCATTGATCCAAACCCCCAACTCCGAAGTTTCAGAACCAACAATTGCAGACGTGATTGAACACGGCTACCTGTTGGGCGAGCGCATGATTCGCCCAGCTAAGGTCGCAGTGTTCGTAAGCGAATAA
- a CDS encoding heat shock protein transcriptional repressor HspR, with the protein MELSETTPLFVISVAAELAQMHPQTLRQYDRLGLVCPTRTEGKSRRYTMRDVARLREIARLSQEGVSLEGIRRVLELVNENSELNQRVRDLERELADQIMSQPGKRVFAAGDQGVIRLNPGQRPERSGSIVLWRRK; encoded by the coding sequence ATGGAGCTCAGTGAAACCACTCCGCTTTTTGTGATTTCGGTTGCCGCGGAGCTGGCCCAGATGCATCCCCAGACCCTCAGGCAATATGACCGGCTTGGTTTGGTTTGTCCCACCCGAACCGAGGGTAAATCGCGTCGCTACACGATGCGTGACGTTGCAAGGCTCCGTGAGATTGCCCGGCTATCCCAAGAGGGGGTGTCTCTTGAGGGAATCCGCAGGGTTCTGGAGTTAGTCAATGAAAATTCCGAACTCAATCAGAGAGTTCGAGACCTAGAGCGTGAGCTCGCCGATCAAATTATGAGCCAGCCAGGCAAGAGGGTGTTTGCCGCTGGCGATCAAGGGGTAATAAGGCTCAACCCCGGCCAGCGCCCAGAGCGCTCCGGGTCGATCGTGCTTTGGAGGAGAAAATAA
- a CDS encoding ATP-dependent Clp protease ATP-binding subunit yields MPEQQEQKTALESFGVDLTAIARSGKLDPVIGRDAEIRRVSQVLSRRTKNNPVLIGEPGVGKTAVVEGLAQRIVAGDVPESLKGKTLISLDLGAMVAGSKFRGEFEERLKAVLKEIQDAQGQIITFIDELHNLVGAGAADGAMDASNMLKPMLARGELRLIGATTLDEYRTRIEKDSALERRFQQVFVGEPTVDDTVAILRGLKERYEAHHKVTIADSALIAAAQLSNRYITGRQLPDKAIDLMDEAASRLRMEIDSAPVEIDELRRQVDRLKLEELALKKEKDEASKQRLEKLQEDLAEKQERLNDLNARWEKERAELNKIGDLKTKLDALRIAAEKAQREGNLEQASKLLYGEIPGLEKQLFEAERAENETKSEDRMVGDQVSEDEIAAVVSAWTGIPTGRLLAGESQKLLHLERELGKRLIGQEAAVKTVSDAVRRTKAGISDPDRPTGSFLFLGPTGVGKTELAKSLAHFLFDDEKSMVRIDMSEYGEKHSVSRLIGAPPGYVGYGEGGQLTEAVRRRPYSVVLFDEVEKAHPEVFDVLLQVLDDGRLTDGQGRTVDFRNVILIMTSNLGSQFLIDQELSQVQKRQAVMSTVRSAFKPEFLNRLDDIVIFDSLTIEQLGFIVDLSVDKLVERLEPKRLSLGVTPAARRWLAEHGYDPIYGARPLRRLMQREIDDRLANLLLSGSAIDGSVVKVDVDSSGEHLAVSAQ; encoded by the coding sequence ATGCCTGAACAACAAGAACAAAAAACCGCCCTCGAAAGCTTTGGAGTAGACCTGACTGCAATAGCAAGATCGGGCAAGCTCGACCCGGTGATTGGCCGCGACGCTGAGATTCGCCGCGTGAGCCAAGTGCTTTCTCGCAGAACCAAGAACAACCCGGTTTTGATTGGTGAGCCCGGAGTGGGTAAGACCGCTGTGGTGGAGGGTCTGGCGCAGCGAATTGTGGCGGGAGATGTTCCAGAGAGCCTCAAGGGCAAGACTCTAATTAGCTTGGATTTAGGTGCCATGGTCGCCGGCTCTAAGTTTCGCGGCGAGTTTGAAGAGCGACTAAAGGCCGTTTTGAAAGAGATTCAAGACGCCCAAGGCCAAATAATTACCTTTATCGACGAGTTGCATAATCTGGTTGGTGCAGGCGCTGCAGATGGTGCAATGGACGCCTCAAACATGCTCAAGCCGATGCTCGCAAGGGGTGAGCTTCGGCTGATTGGAGCAACGACTCTGGATGAGTATCGAACCAGAATTGAAAAAGACAGCGCCCTGGAACGTCGCTTCCAGCAGGTGTTCGTTGGGGAACCAACGGTTGATGACACGGTGGCGATTCTTCGTGGCCTAAAAGAGCGCTATGAAGCCCACCACAAAGTAACCATTGCCGACAGTGCACTGATTGCAGCAGCCCAGCTTTCCAACCGCTACATCACCGGCAGGCAATTGCCCGATAAGGCAATCGACCTGATGGATGAAGCAGCCTCCAGGCTTCGAATGGAGATTGACTCTGCGCCGGTTGAAATAGACGAGCTCAGGCGCCAGGTCGACCGGCTCAAGCTAGAAGAATTGGCCTTGAAAAAAGAGAAAGACGAAGCTTCCAAGCAAAGACTCGAGAAACTTCAAGAGGACCTCGCCGAAAAACAAGAAAGACTCAACGACCTAAACGCTCGCTGGGAAAAAGAACGTGCCGAACTCAACAAAATCGGCGATCTAAAAACGAAGCTCGATGCTTTACGAATCGCAGCTGAGAAGGCTCAGCGCGAGGGAAACCTAGAGCAGGCTTCAAAGCTGCTCTATGGCGAGATTCCAGGTTTAGAGAAGCAGCTCTTTGAGGCGGAGCGTGCCGAAAATGAAACCAAGTCGGAAGACCGAATGGTCGGTGATCAGGTTTCCGAGGATGAGATAGCGGCCGTAGTTTCTGCATGGACCGGTATTCCAACCGGCAGGTTACTGGCTGGCGAGAGTCAAAAGCTTCTGCACTTAGAGCGTGAGTTGGGCAAACGACTAATTGGCCAGGAGGCGGCTGTGAAAACCGTAAGTGATGCGGTGCGCCGAACCAAGGCCGGCATCTCGGACCCCGATAGACCAACCGGGTCTTTCCTATTTTTGGGCCCCACCGGTGTCGGCAAGACCGAGTTGGCAAAGAGCTTGGCGCATTTTTTATTTGACGATGAAAAATCGATGGTTCGCATTGACATGAGCGAATACGGCGAAAAACACAGCGTCAGCCGACTAATTGGTGCCCCTCCGGGCTATGTCGGTTATGGCGAAGGCGGTCAGCTCACCGAAGCTGTTAGGCGCAGGCCCTATTCGGTTGTGCTATTCGACGAGGTCGAAAAGGCTCACCCGGAGGTCTTTGATGTTCTATTGCAGGTGCTGGATGATGGCCGACTCACAGATGGCCAAGGAAGGACTGTTGACTTTAGAAACGTAATTCTGATCATGACCTCGAACCTAGGGTCGCAGTTCTTGATTGATCAAGAACTAAGCCAAGTTCAAAAACGCCAGGCGGTAATGAGCACGGTGAGAAGCGCCTTCAAGCCGGAGTTTTTGAATCGCCTCGATGACATTGTCATCTTTGACTCACTGACTATCGAGCAGCTCGGGTTCATCGTTGATCTGAGTGTTGACAAGCTCGTGGAGCGGCTAGAGCCAAAGCGACTATCACTGGGTGTTACCCCGGCCGCAAGGCGCTGGTTAGCTGAGCACGGTTATGACCCAATCTATGGAGCAAGGCCATTACGCCGACTCA